Proteins from a single region of Verrucosispora sp. NA02020:
- a CDS encoding RtcB family protein, whose product MGFSLLAGTRAPVRVWTDPYAIEPQAARQLRNIGALPWVQGVAVMPDVHFGKGATVGSVIAMRQAVSPAAVGVDIGCGMSAVRSSLTAADLPDDLAGLRRAIEDAIPVGFAKHDDPVDPRRIRGLEQRGWDDFWRGFGDLDRRVQQLEARARRQVGTLGGGNHFIEVCLEEGGTDPGRVWLMLHSGSRNIGKELAERHIAVARRLPHNADLPDRDLAVFLSGTPEMDAYRRDLWWAQEYARRNRAVMLAVLMNLMRDRFPQVGYDEPISCHHNYVAEEHYEGVDVLVTRKGAIRAGRGELGIIPGSMGTGSYIVRGGGNDWGYCSASHGAGRRMSRAQAKRTFSTADLAAQTAGVECRKDAGVVDEIPGAYKDITEVMAQQKDLVEVVAHLKQVVCVKG is encoded by the coding sequence ATGGGATTCAGTCTGCTCGCGGGAACGCGGGCGCCGGTACGGGTCTGGACCGACCCGTACGCCATCGAGCCGCAGGCCGCACGGCAGCTGCGCAACATCGGGGCGCTGCCGTGGGTGCAGGGCGTCGCGGTGATGCCGGACGTGCACTTCGGCAAGGGCGCCACGGTCGGGTCGGTCATCGCCATGCGGCAGGCCGTGTCACCGGCCGCGGTCGGGGTCGACATCGGGTGCGGCATGTCGGCGGTCCGCAGCTCGCTGACCGCCGCCGACCTGCCCGACGACCTCGCCGGGCTGCGCCGGGCCATCGAGGACGCCATTCCGGTCGGCTTCGCCAAGCACGACGACCCGGTGGATCCGCGCCGGATCCGGGGCCTGGAGCAGCGCGGCTGGGACGACTTCTGGCGGGGCTTCGGTGACCTGGACCGGCGGGTGCAGCAGTTGGAGGCGCGGGCCCGGCGGCAGGTGGGCACGCTCGGCGGCGGCAACCACTTCATCGAGGTCTGCCTGGAGGAGGGCGGGACGGACCCGGGCCGGGTCTGGCTGATGCTGCACTCCGGCTCGCGCAACATCGGTAAGGAACTGGCCGAACGGCACATCGCGGTGGCCCGCCGGCTGCCGCACAACGCGGATCTGCCCGACCGGGACCTGGCGGTGTTCCTCTCCGGTACGCCGGAGATGGACGCCTACCGCCGGGACCTGTGGTGGGCGCAGGAGTACGCACGGCGCAACCGGGCCGTGATGCTCGCCGTGCTGATGAACCTGATGCGGGACCGGTTCCCGCAGGTCGGCTACGACGAGCCGATCAGCTGCCACCACAACTACGTGGCCGAGGAGCACTACGAGGGGGTGGACGTGTTGGTGACACGGAAGGGCGCGATCCGGGCGGGACGTGGCGAGCTGGGCATCATCCCCGGCTCGATGGGCACCGGTTCGTACATCGTGCGGGGCGGCGGGAACGACTGGGGGTACTGCTCCGCCTCGCACGGCGCGGGACGGCGGATGTCCCGGGCGCAGGCGAAGCGGACGTTCAGCACGGCCGACCTGGCGGCACAGACGGCGGGGGTGGAGTGCCGCAAGGACGCCGGGGTGGTCGACGAGATCCCCGGTGCGTACAAGGACATCACCGAGGTGATGGCGCAGCAGAAGGACCTGGTCGAGGTGGTCGCCCACCTCAAGCAGGTGGTCTGCGTCAAGGGCTGA
- a CDS encoding glycosyltransferase 87 family protein yields the protein MTTLSPTTDSRPARRLATVLPAAALPLLAVLVAAAAVAVHHGTGRFWGDLAVYRAGAVAAAGGDGALYDVIHRGTDGIDLGFTYPPFAALLLQPLAYLDAATGIGLWTLATVAAVAAVVRVTLRAAGADTGPGPVLLGTVAVLPVFPVAGHLQVGQVGLFLALLVLLDLTGDPDRRWRGLGVGVAAGIKLTPLLFVVYLLCLRRWRAAGVALAAFAATVGLGLAWRPADSVRFWGGGLFDTARVTGDPRTVLNQSLHGALARIGDTADVRAVWLPLAALTAVAGLVVVVRCVRAGHELLGVLAAATTGLLVSPISWHHHWIWCVPALVLLAVRGRRNRYAVAVAVLLWTALVASAAWTVIGLRGVDLHFRDWQLLHSNLYVLVGYAALGWLAWRPDGARSDGGEGWHR from the coding sequence GTGACGACCCTCTCGCCGACGACAGACTCCCGGCCGGCGCGCCGACTCGCCACGGTGCTGCCGGCCGCCGCGTTGCCGCTGCTCGCGGTGCTGGTGGCCGCCGCAGCGGTCGCCGTGCACCACGGCACGGGACGGTTCTGGGGCGACCTCGCCGTCTACCGGGCGGGCGCGGTCGCCGCCGCCGGTGGCGACGGCGCCCTCTACGACGTGATCCACCGGGGGACCGACGGCATCGACCTGGGCTTCACGTACCCGCCGTTCGCCGCGCTGCTGCTGCAACCGCTGGCGTACCTCGACGCCGCCACCGGCATCGGCCTCTGGACGCTGGCCACCGTCGCCGCCGTGGCGGCCGTGGTCCGGGTGACTCTGCGCGCCGCCGGGGCGGACACCGGACCCGGACCGGTCCTGCTGGGCACGGTCGCGGTGCTCCCGGTCTTCCCGGTGGCCGGGCACCTCCAGGTCGGTCAGGTGGGGCTCTTCCTGGCGCTGCTGGTGCTGCTGGACCTGACCGGCGATCCGGACCGCCGTTGGCGCGGCCTCGGTGTCGGCGTCGCGGCCGGGATCAAACTCACCCCGCTGCTGTTCGTGGTCTACCTGCTCTGCCTGCGTCGCTGGCGGGCCGCCGGAGTGGCGCTGGCCGCGTTCGCCGCCACCGTCGGGCTCGGGCTGGCCTGGCGGCCAGCCGACTCGGTCCGGTTCTGGGGCGGCGGCCTGTTCGACACCGCCCGGGTCACCGGTGATCCCCGGACCGTGTTGAACCAGTCGCTGCACGGCGCGCTGGCCCGGATCGGCGACACCGCCGACGTCCGGGCGGTCTGGCTGCCGCTGGCGGCACTGACGGCGGTGGCCGGACTGGTCGTCGTGGTCCGATGCGTCCGCGCCGGTCACGAACTCCTCGGAGTGCTGGCCGCCGCGACCACCGGCCTGCTCGTCTCGCCGATCTCCTGGCACCACCACTGGATCTGGTGCGTACCGGCCCTGGTGCTGCTGGCGGTGCGCGGCCGGCGGAACCGGTACGCGGTCGCCGTCGCGGTGCTGCTCTGGACCGCGCTGGTGGCCAGCGCCGCCTGGACGGTGATCGGGCTGCGTGGCGTCGACCTGCACTTCCGTGACTGGCAACTGCTGCACAGCAACCTGTACGTGCTCGTCGGGTACGCGGCGTTGGGCTGGCTGGCGTGGCGGCCGGACGGTGCACGCTCCGACGGCGGGGAGGGGTGGCACCGGTGA